ATTCCAATTGCAATTTTTGGGTTTTCACGTGGTGCAAATGCAACAAAGAGTGAGTGATCTTTGCCGTGGGGATTTTGCGCGGTTCCGGTTTTTCCACAAATGGTAATTCCTTTTATTTTTGAACCTGCAGCTGTTCCCTGTTCTACCACATCCTGCATACCATCAATCATCACATCGTAATAGTGGGGATCAATATCCGTATACTGTTTTTCCTTGAATTTACTCTGGTGTAAATCTTCTTTTCCAACTTTTTTTATGATGTGTGGGGTATAGTAAAATCCTCTATTGGCAATGATGCACATGGTATTGGCCATTTGCAAAGGAGTAATTCCTAGTTCACCCTGGCCGATTGAAAGCGATACCACCGTAGAGGAACGCCACCGCCCTTTTCCAAAGTATTTATCGTAATATTTAACCGAAGGAACCATCCCTTTTAATTCTTGCGGTAAATCACTGTACAAGCGTTTTCCAATCCCAAAAGTGAGCACATGATTTCTCCAAGCTTCATAGCCTTCTTCGGTAGTTTTATATTTTTTATTGTCGATAATACTTCTAAAAACATAGCAATGGTAGGTATTACACGAATGTTGCACTGCTGCGCGCAATTGAATACTTCCATGACGCGCATCGCATTTAACGGTTTGACTTCCCATGTGGTATCCGCCGTCGCAATAATAACTCGTAGTTGGAATCAGCACTCCTTCCTGCTGCGCAATTAAGTCGTTAATAAGTTTAAAGGTTGAACCGGGTGGATAATAGGCCATCAAGGCACGATTAAACAAAGGTAATCCCTCGGCCTGGAGCAGCATGCCATAGTTTTTTGAACGTTCCCTGCCCACCAATAAATTGGGATCATAAGAAGGAGCACTTACCACTGCTAGTACTTCTCCGGTAGAAGGCTCGATAGCAACAATACCTCCGGTTTTTCCTTGCATCAATTGCTCACCGTAGCGTTGCAATTTTGCACTGAGTGCTGTAATTAAATTCGCGCCGGTAATGGCAAGCGTATCGTATTCTCCGTTATTAAACTTTCCTTTGGGTCGATTAAATACATCCACCATCATTACCGATAATCCTTTCTTACCCCGCAATTCTTTTTCGTACGATTTTTCTACACCGCTAATGCCAATATAATCGCCTGATCGATAGTACGGATTTTCTTGTGTTAACTTGTCGTTAACCTCGCCAACGTAGCCAAGTGTATGTGCTGCAATTAAGCCCGGGTATTTACGAAGGGTGCGCGATTGCACATAAAATCCATGAAAGGAATACAGTTTCTCTTGAAGCGTGGCATAGGTCTCGGCCGAAAGTTGTTTCTCGAAAATTGATTCTTTGTAGGGAGAATAATTCCGCGCCACTTTCATTTTTTTAATAAATACTTCTTTGGTAATTCCCAGCGTATTGCAAAAATTTAGTGTATCCAAATCTTTTACCTGTCGCGGTGTAACCATTAAATCATAAGCCGCTTCATTGTATACCAGCAATTCGCCATCACGGTCATACACCAATCCCCGCGCCGGATATTGAGTTACATAGCGCAAAACATTGTTGTTTGCGGATAAGCGGTATTCATCATTCAACACCTGAATATAAAAAAGACGTAAAAGAAAAATGATGCCGATTGAAATAAAGATAGCAGCGATAACAAACTTACGATCGGAAAAACGATTCATTTTCTATCCCTCGGTTTGTAAATCAAAAACTGGCTGAGCATCACTAATATCATAGTGAAAAGAATACTCAACACAATGCGTAAAAGGGTAGAGAAAAATTCACTAAAACGAAATACTTCAATATAAAAAAACACCAAGTGGTGAATCGAAACTAAAATGGTTGAATAGGAGAGATACCAGGCTGGGCCCATGTACCGCAAGGTAGGTTCAGTACCAAATTCATAACCCTCGCGTGGAGCAAAAATTTTGAGTACTGAGCTTCTTACAAATGCCATAGCAACTGTTGCTGCTGCATGCGTGCCGGCAGTATTCATAAATGTATCCACACTCAATCCCATTAAAAACCCGCCCGACAGTACAACCCACGATGGGGTGTCAAAAGGCATCATCAGTATAAAAAGCACATACAGGTAAGGATTGATATAGCCGCTAAACTGAATGTTGTTGAGCACCAACACTTGAAGCAGTAGCAAAAAAATAAAACGGAAGAGTTGTTTTATAATCTCATTTATCATTTTGTGTTTCCTGCTCTAGTTTATTTTGTTCTTCCTTCATTAAATTTTTAACCACAAATACGTGCGCCACATTTTTAAAGTTTGTGCTAAAGCGAACAGAAATAGTGTAAAAATTATCACCCGGTTTTATTTCATAGCTTTCTATAAATCCAATCATAATATTCTCCGGGAATATCGCAGAAAAAGCATTTGTAACAATGGTATCACCTTTTAAAATCTTTACGTGTGTAGGAATATCGGTAAGGGTTCCTAATTTATAATCACCGACTTCCCAACTCAGTGATCCGAAATAATTATTCTTTTTGATTTTTGCGCTGATCTTTGCATCCTTGTTCAAAACGGATAACACAGAGGTAAAATTTTCGGATACTGCTTTGGTGATACCTACAATTCCATTGCTCGAAATTACTGCCATTTCGGGCTTTATTCCTCGATTGCTTCCAATGTTTAAGGTGAGGTAATTGTTGCGTTTATTTACGGAATTATTTACTACACGCGCATTCACAAAAATATATTGTTGTTTAAGGAGTGTATCGTTAACAGTGGTTTCGGTTGTTTTAGTTCTTACAAAGGCCGCTTTACTTGCAGTGTGCAAAATGGCATTTTCGCGCGCCAACATCTCATTGGTTTCCTTTAAATTGAAGTATTCACGGGTACTGTTAACAGTGGTGAATACATTGCCTGCAATGCTATTGGAGGAACTAATAAACTGCGCTTTTTGATAAAAGCTATTTTGAAAAATTAAATAAAAGCAAATGGATTCGAGAATGAGAAACAGAAAAAAAGAAGAATATTTCCAAATAAAGCGGATAAGGTTCAGCATTCAATTTTTCTGCTTTTGTGCGATGATATTTTTGCTTTTTATCGGATAAGAAACTGGAATTTTCCTACATTTTTCAATGCGATACCTGTTCCCCTTGCTACTGCTCTTAATGGGTCATCGGCAATGTGAACCGGCAATTTTGTTTTAAGCGAAATACGTTTATCTAAGCCACGCAACATCGACCCACCGCCTGCAAGATAAATTCCGGTACGATAAATATCGGCAGATAGCTCAGGGGGTGTCATCTCCAAAGCATTCAAGATGGCTTCCTCTACCTTCGAAATGGATTTGTCAAGTGCATGCGCAATCTCCACATAGGAAACGCTAATTTCTTTAGGTATTCCGGTCATTAAATCTCTTCCGTGCACTGCATAATCCGGTGGTGGATTATCAATATCTGTGGTCGCCGCACCTACTTCAATTTTCACACGCTCAGCGCTTCTTTCTCCAATTAGGATGTTGTGCTGGCGGCGCATGTATTCTTCAATGTTTGCAGTAAAATCATCACCCGCAATGCGTATCGATTTATCGCATACAATCCCACCCAAGGCTATAACCGCAATTTCGCTTGTTCCACCACCAATGTCAATAATCATATTGCCCATCGGTTCTTCCACATCAATCCCAATTCCAATGGCTGCTGCCATTGGCTCGTGTATCAAGTAAACTTCTTTACCCCCGGCATGTTCAGCACTGTCGCGTACCGCACGTTTCTCCACCTCTGTAATTCCGGAAGGAATACAAATTACCATTTTTAGCGATGGTGTAAACAAACGTTTACCTGGATTTATCATTTTAATCATTCCTCGAATCATGTGCTCTGCCGCATCAAAATCCGCAATAACCCCATCTTTCAAGGGGCGAATGGTTTTTATATTTTCGTGTGTTTTTCCATGCATTTGCATGGCTTTTTTTCCAACAGCAATCACCCTGCCTGTGGTTCGATCAATGGCAACAATACTTGGCTCATCCACCACCACTTTGTCGTTGTGAATAATCAAGGTGTTTGCCGTCCCCAAGTCGATGGCTATTTCCTGGGTTAGAAAATCAAATAAGCCCATATTTTTATGGATTAACTGTTTGTAATTTTAGTGTTTCAGCTCTCAAAACTGTAACAAAACTAAGTGAATAAAATGGCTTTAACAGCACAACTCAAAATTATTTATCAGAATGGGGTTGTTAATTAAGCTCTTAAGTTTTGAACGGTTCAAATTTGGCTTTCGTTTTGATTTTATTTTGAATGAGCAAAATAGTCGTCTGAATGATCAACTATCCAATTCCATATAGGTTTTGAAACTTTCATCCACCATTTTTTCTTTCGAAAAATGCTGCACAAAATGAAATGCATTTTCGACCATTCTTTTTTTCTCGATGGGGTGGGCAAGAAGGTACTCAATATTGGCTGCAAGTTGTGTTGCCTGTTGTATGGGCGATAAAAGTCCGGTTTCAAGATGAGACACAATTTCGGGAATACCACCGGCTTGTGTTGCTACCACTGCAACTTTACATGCATAAGCATCTAAAATGGAAGAGCCTAACCCTTCTGTTTTTGAAGTAAAAAGCAAGATGTCGAACTCCGGTAAAATTTGGGGAACATCATTTCGGAATCCGGTAAAAAGAATTTTGTGCCCTAATTTTTTAGCATGCACATACTGCTCAATTTCTTTTCTATCCGGACCATCTCCAACAATGAAAAAAGTGGCTGCTATATTTTTTGAAAGCACTATTTCTGCAACATCCACAAAAGTGAAATAATCTTTGTGTGACGCAATAGCTGCTATGTTTCCAATAATCAGCTCTCCTGCTGGAATGGAATACTCATTCCGCAGTAATCCTATTGATTTATGTTGGAAGCGAGACAAATCAATTCCATCGTATATGGTGCAAAGTACTTTTTTGTTGTGAATTTCAGGAGCAAGGATTTCAGCAATTTTAGCCGAAACACAAATGATTTTTTTATTGCGGGATGATTGTATTTATAGCGCGAAAAGAAATTATTTTTAATTGGAAAATCTACCTTTCTGCTGAGTACAATTTGTACCTTATTGCCAAACAATGCACAGGATAGAACTGCAAGGGTATGTGCATGCGCATCGTGTGCATGTATGATACCAATGTTTAATCGACGGCATTTTTGAGCAATATCAAAAATCAAAAAGGGATTAAAAGCCGATGCGCGTGCATGTGTAATGCATGCTATTTCTTGCTTTTGGCAATACTTCTCAATTTCGGAATGCCTAAAGCAGTATACGTATTGTGAAAGATTTTTATGGCGCAGCCCGTCAATAAGATAAGCCAACTGCTGCTCCCCACCTCTCCAGGATAATGCTGTGCTAATGTGTAAAAGCTGCATAGTTAGGAGGCTTTTTCGAGTGCTTTTAATTTGGAATACTTAAGGTAGGTAGCAAAGGCCGATATTTTGCATACCATAAAGCCATAATATC
The sequence above is a segment of the Bacteroidota bacterium genome. Coding sequences within it:
- a CDS encoding rod shape-determining protein MreD; its protein translation is MINEIIKQLFRFIFLLLLQVLVLNNIQFSGYINPYLYVLFILMMPFDTPSWVVLSGGFLMGLSVDTFMNTAGTHAAATVAMAFVRSSVLKIFAPREGYEFGTEPTLRYMGPAWYLSYSTILVSIHHLVFFYIEVFRFSEFFSTLLRIVLSILFTMILVMLSQFLIYKPRDRK
- a CDS encoding rod shape-determining protein → MGLFDFLTQEIAIDLGTANTLIIHNDKVVVDEPSIVAIDRTTGRVIAVGKKAMQMHGKTHENIKTIRPLKDGVIADFDAAEHMIRGMIKMINPGKRLFTPSLKMVICIPSGITEVEKRAVRDSAEHAGGKEVYLIHEPMAAAIGIGIDVEEPMGNMIIDIGGGTSEIAVIALGGIVCDKSIRIAGDDFTANIEEYMRRQHNILIGERSAERVKIEVGAATTDIDNPPPDYAVHGRDLMTGIPKEISVSYVEIAHALDKSISKVEEAILNALEMTPPELSADIYRTGIYLAGGGSMLRGLDKRISLKTKLPVHIADDPLRAVARGTGIALKNVGKFQFLIR
- a CDS encoding glycosyltransferase family 4 protein encodes the protein MSRFQHKSIGLLRNEYSIPAGELIIGNIAAIASHKDYFTFVDVAEIVLSKNIAATFFIVGDGPDRKEIEQYVHAKKLGHKILFTGFRNDVPQILPEFDILLFTSKTEGLGSSILDAYACKVAVVATQAGGIPEIVSHLETGLLSPIQQATQLAANIEYLLAHPIEKKRMVENAFHFVQHFSKEKMVDESFKTYMELDS
- the mrdA gene encoding penicillin-binding protein 2, whose product is MNRFSDRKFVIAAIFISIGIIFLLRLFYIQVLNDEYRLSANNNVLRYVTQYPARGLVYDRDGELLVYNEAAYDLMVTPRQVKDLDTLNFCNTLGITKEVFIKKMKVARNYSPYKESIFEKQLSAETYATLQEKLYSFHGFYVQSRTLRKYPGLIAAHTLGYVGEVNDKLTQENPYYRSGDYIGISGVEKSYEKELRGKKGLSVMMVDVFNRPKGKFNNGEYDTLAITGANLITALSAKLQRYGEQLMQGKTGGIVAIEPSTGEVLAVVSAPSYDPNLLVGRERSKNYGMLLQAEGLPLFNRALMAYYPPGSTFKLINDLIAQQEGVLIPTTSYYCDGGYHMGSQTVKCDARHGSIQLRAAVQHSCNTYHCYVFRSIIDNKKYKTTEEGYEAWRNHVLTFGIGKRLYSDLPQELKGMVPSVKYYDKYFGKGRWRSSTVVSLSIGQGELGITPLQMANTMCIIANRGFYYTPHIIKKVGKEDLHQSKFKEKQYTDIDPHYYDVMIDGMQDVVEQGTAAGSKIKGITICGKTGTAQNPHGKDHSLFVAFAPRENPKIAIGIMVENGGWGASWAAPIASLMIEKYLNDSIATPARRALEKRMLEGKIIMPKK
- the mreC gene encoding rod shape-determining protein MreC, with the protein product MLNLIRFIWKYSSFFLFLILESICFYLIFQNSFYQKAQFISSSNSIAGNVFTTVNSTREYFNLKETNEMLARENAILHTASKAAFVRTKTTETTVNDTLLKQQYIFVNARVVNNSVNKRNNYLTLNIGSNRGIKPEMAVISSNGIVGITKAVSENFTSVLSVLNKDAKISAKIKKNNYFGSLSWEVGDYKLGTLTDIPTHVKILKGDTIVTNAFSAIFPENIMIGFIESYEIKPGDNFYTISVRFSTNFKNVAHVFVVKNLMKEEQNKLEQETQNDK